A section of the Cutibacterium granulosum genome encodes:
- a CDS encoding DUF58 domain-containing protein, which translates to MAYLTAVQGRLGLYPRRLVMGLLDGQYASMTTGRSMDFDDLRSYVPGDDVKDIDWKSSARAGELLIKSYRAERRHTLAFVVPTGGSLASAATLTHSKIDVVLATIGVLAWVACHQGDYVTVVAPGQDGPSVARPSYRDTQIEHMLAGLDAGCRLEAPDPDLVELLDLTASGLRRRCIVVVVLDDWDPRPADVDALASLCARHEVLAIEVSDLDLTDPALAAVPTRDQASGQPVPGFVARDRQVREQAVAARQERARRRGHTLDRLGIIHESVADVDDSIAAIVRLLERMRHASRH; encoded by the coding sequence ATGGCGTATCTCACAGCTGTCCAAGGACGCCTGGGGCTGTACCCGAGACGTCTGGTCATGGGTCTGCTCGACGGCCAGTACGCGTCGATGACCACGGGGCGCAGCATGGACTTCGACGACCTGCGCTCCTACGTGCCCGGTGACGACGTCAAGGACATCGACTGGAAGTCCTCGGCGCGTGCCGGGGAGCTGCTCATCAAGAGCTATCGGGCCGAGCGCAGGCACACCCTCGCGTTCGTCGTGCCGACCGGTGGATCGCTGGCCAGTGCCGCCACGCTCACCCACTCCAAGATCGACGTGGTGCTTGCCACGATCGGGGTGCTGGCATGGGTGGCGTGCCACCAGGGCGACTACGTCACCGTCGTGGCCCCCGGTCAGGACGGTCCGAGCGTGGCGCGACCGTCGTACCGGGACACACAGATCGAGCACATGCTCGCCGGGCTCGACGCCGGATGTCGTCTGGAGGCACCCGATCCCGATCTGGTGGAGCTGCTCGACCTGACCGCCTCGGGGCTGCGTCGTCGCTGCATCGTCGTTGTCGTGCTGGACGACTGGGATCCCCGTCCTGCAGACGTGGATGCCTTGGCGAGTCTGTGTGCCCGTCACGAGGTGCTCGCCATCGAGGTGTCCGATCTCGACCTCACCGATCCGGCCCTGGCCGCCGTGCCAACCCGTGACCAGGCAAGTGGCCAGCCCGTACCGGGATTCGTGGCCCGGGACCGGCAGGTGCGTGAGCAGGCCGTGGCCGCCCGACAGGAGCGAGCCAGGCGCCGCGGCCACACCCTGGACCGGCTCGGCATCATCCACGAGTCCGTTGCCGACGTGGACGACTCGATTGCCGCGATCGTCCGACTCCTCGAGAGGATGCGTCATGCCTCCCGTCACTAG
- a CDS encoding AAA family ATPase codes for MNMGWMARNRPRRGEPDGRGEFGRHGGLGGNGTPVARGESSTTGSRIDPAEVDRARRLVETISRAFDSKVVGQEALRTALLVGLIGGGHVLLESVPGLAKTLAASTLASTVDASFSRVQCTPDLLPSDIIGTQVFNPGSSTFTTELGPVHANVVLLDEINRSSAKTQAAMLEAMQERQATIGGKTYPMPDPFLVLATQNPIDEEGTYVLPQAQMDRFLLKVIVDYPSPADEVEMLRRLKSGALESRTVSAVVSRNDVLWLQGLSRRVHVDESLLHYIVQIVHATRHAGDYLPQEQARYLEYGASPRATIAFVEAACAHALMHGRDHVIPDDVRAMRHMILRHRLILTFEAVATQVPVEEIIDGIFGAVPTP; via the coding sequence ATGAACATGGGCTGGATGGCAAGGAACCGTCCCCGCCGCGGCGAACCCGACGGACGTGGCGAGTTCGGCAGGCACGGTGGGCTCGGAGGAAACGGCACGCCCGTCGCGAGGGGCGAGTCCAGCACGACGGGGTCGAGGATCGACCCTGCAGAGGTGGACCGGGCACGTCGTCTCGTCGAGACGATCTCGCGAGCCTTCGACTCCAAGGTCGTGGGTCAGGAGGCATTGCGCACGGCACTGCTCGTCGGACTCATCGGCGGGGGTCACGTGCTGCTGGAATCGGTGCCGGGCCTGGCCAAGACGCTGGCGGCCTCCACCCTGGCCTCCACCGTCGATGCCAGTTTCTCGCGCGTGCAGTGCACCCCCGACCTGCTGCCCAGCGACATCATCGGCACCCAGGTGTTCAACCCCGGCAGCAGCACGTTCACCACCGAGCTGGGCCCGGTGCATGCCAACGTCGTGCTGCTGGACGAGATCAACAGGTCCAGCGCCAAGACGCAGGCCGCCATGCTCGAGGCCATGCAGGAGAGGCAGGCGACGATCGGGGGCAAGACGTACCCCATGCCCGACCCGTTCCTCGTGCTGGCGACCCAGAACCCCATCGACGAGGAGGGCACCTACGTGCTGCCCCAGGCACAGATGGACCGTTTCCTGCTCAAGGTGATCGTCGACTATCCCTCACCGGCCGACGAGGTGGAGATGTTGCGTCGCCTCAAGTCCGGCGCGCTCGAGTCACGCACCGTGTCTGCGGTGGTGAGCCGCAACGACGTGCTGTGGCTGCAGGGCCTGTCGCGCCGTGTCCACGTGGACGAGTCCCTGCTGCACTACATCGTCCAGATCGTCCATGCGACCCGGCACGCCGGCGACTACCTTCCCCAGGAGCAGGCCCGCTACCTGGAGTACGGCGCCAGCCCACGTGCCACGATCGCATTCGTCGAGGCAGCCTGCGCCCACGCACTCATGCACGGACGTGACCACGTGATCCCCGACGACGTGCGGGCGATGCGCCACATGATCCTTCGTCATCGGCTCATCCTCACCTTCGAGGCCGTCGCCACCCAGGTACCCGTCGAGGAGATCATCGACGGCATCTTCGGCGCCGTGCCCACTCCCTGA
- a CDS encoding ATP-binding cassette domain-containing protein gives MLEVESMCVDVSRVGRILDDVSVWAGQGVTLVTGRSGCGSTTLLRLVAGYRDRQVVRRRGVVRLSGRRIDQMSRAELRPLLTMVGHRPLGGVIDLEGLGAHDVELRSVIEELGLTRWCGTPAARMPACVAARMALVEGIASEAPVLLLDQVLAPMTSMWRSRAASCIARVARAGRIVVWAEHALEHALGVADSVVEIVDGHVQQTAAPSWSSSQLPPTPLQQIAVRSGEQFFTDPAQARDLLAAEAVTAMSCAHPQQSEGPILTRVDPADLRLSGRLVDVRAGQVLGVVSHDPVQAHRVARRLAATVNPSGPDDRLLHTLLRQTSVRRACELVDRRSDRPIGTSMELADEVLGPVGARRGVEHGEGQQRLLADVLACAGGEVVLWIDPGWAVDAASGDRLVKAVRQRGAAVIMACRDVDLVARWCDRVLVVDEHEVVADGRPGSVVDDLPCPPQVAQVFPGCHVVRATDLTLVPGADAVAEGGWAHAQLV, from the coding sequence GTGCTCGAGGTTGAGTCGATGTGTGTGGACGTCTCGCGGGTCGGCCGGATCTTGGACGACGTCAGTGTGTGGGCAGGGCAGGGAGTCACCCTCGTCACGGGCCGCAGTGGCTGCGGATCGACGACCCTGTTGCGTCTCGTCGCAGGGTACCGGGATCGGCAGGTGGTGCGCCGACGGGGCGTGGTTCGACTGTCTGGGCGGCGGATCGACCAGATGAGTCGTGCCGAGCTGCGTCCCCTCCTGACGATGGTGGGGCACCGTCCGCTGGGAGGCGTGATCGACCTCGAGGGTCTCGGAGCCCATGACGTCGAGCTGCGCAGCGTCATCGAGGAGTTGGGGCTCACCCGGTGGTGCGGCACACCAGCGGCACGGATGCCGGCCTGCGTGGCGGCCCGCATGGCACTGGTCGAGGGCATCGCCTCCGAGGCGCCGGTGCTGCTGCTGGACCAGGTGTTGGCACCCATGACGTCGATGTGGCGGTCTCGTGCCGCCTCCTGCATCGCCCGTGTGGCCCGGGCGGGTCGGATCGTCGTGTGGGCCGAACATGCCCTGGAACACGCCCTGGGAGTGGCCGACAGCGTCGTGGAGATCGTCGACGGACACGTCCAGCAGACGGCTGCCCCGTCGTGGTCGTCCAGCCAGCTGCCCCCGACGCCCCTGCAGCAGATTGCTGTCCGATCGGGTGAGCAGTTCTTCACCGATCCGGCCCAGGCCCGCGATCTTCTCGCCGCGGAGGCGGTCACCGCGATGTCTTGTGCCCACCCGCAACAGTCCGAGGGGCCGATACTCACCCGCGTGGACCCGGCGGACCTGCGGCTGTCCGGCAGATTGGTTGACGTGCGTGCCGGTCAGGTGCTGGGGGTCGTGTCCCACGACCCGGTCCAGGCGCATCGGGTGGCACGTCGTCTGGCTGCCACGGTGAACCCGTCTGGTCCCGACGATCGTCTGCTGCACACCCTGCTGCGTCAGACGAGTGTGCGGCGAGCCTGCGAGCTGGTCGACCGCCGATCCGATCGCCCGATCGGGACGAGCATGGAGCTGGCCGACGAGGTGCTGGGGCCGGTGGGTGCGCGTCGCGGTGTCGAGCACGGCGAGGGCCAGCAACGTCTGCTGGCCGACGTGCTGGCGTGCGCAGGCGGTGAGGTCGTGCTGTGGATCGACCCGGGATGGGCGGTCGACGCCGCCAGCGGTGATCGTCTGGTGAAGGCGGTGCGGCAGCGGGGGGCGGCCGTGATCATGGCGTGTCGGGACGTCGACCTGGTGGCCCGATGGTGCGATCGGGTGCTGGTCGTCGATGAGCACGAGGTCGTCGCCGACGGACGCCCCGGCTCCGTGGTGGACGATCTTCCGTGCCCACCCCAGGTGGCCCAGGTGTTCCCCGGCTGTCACGTCGTCAGGGCGACCGATCTGACCCTGGTCCCGGGGGCCGATGCCGTTGCGGAGGGAGGTTGGGCCCATGCGCAACTGGTGTAG